A part of Pseudomonas lutea genomic DNA contains:
- a CDS encoding purine-cytosine permease family protein, producing MAVTDDRAAPASVIERRSIDYIPDAERHGRLFSQFTLWLGANLQITAIVTGALAVVLGGDVFWSLIGLLIGQLIGGGVMALHAAQGPKLGLPQMISSRVQFGVYGAVIPLVLVCLMYIGFSASGSLLAGQAVAQLINVPDWQGVLIFAAAIVVLTVFGYRVIHMIGRVASIIGVIAFVYLFAALLTGNDVGALLDNRHFSLSSFLLAISLSASWQIAFGPYVADYSRYLPRTTPAGKTFWAVGLGSVIGAQASMVFGVFAAALAGKNFAHHEVSFIVGLGGTGAVAAALYFSIAFGKVTITTLNAYGSFMSIATIVSGFRGNRHISSALRLTYIFAMVGIATALALLGKDSFLKDFSAFILFLLAFFTPWSAINLVDFYCITKERYDIPALSDPNGRYGRWNAMGISIYVLGVLIQMPFISTHFYTGPLVASLDDTDISWIIGLVVPAVLYYVAAKRWPGNVANRLILPPEPNTTHAGRTGAPEHTAVN from the coding sequence ATGGCTGTCACAGATGACCGCGCTGCACCTGCTTCCGTGATCGAGCGGCGCTCGATCGATTACATCCCTGATGCCGAACGACACGGGCGTCTGTTCAGCCAGTTCACCCTGTGGCTTGGCGCCAACCTGCAGATTACCGCCATCGTCACGGGCGCACTCGCCGTGGTGCTGGGCGGCGATGTGTTCTGGTCGCTGATCGGCCTGCTTATCGGTCAGCTCATCGGCGGCGGTGTCATGGCGCTGCACGCGGCGCAAGGCCCGAAGCTGGGGCTTCCGCAGATGATTTCCAGTCGAGTGCAGTTCGGCGTCTACGGCGCCGTTATTCCGCTGGTGCTGGTGTGCCTGATGTACATCGGTTTTTCCGCCAGCGGTTCGCTGCTCGCAGGCCAGGCAGTGGCACAGCTGATCAACGTACCGGACTGGCAAGGCGTGCTGATCTTCGCCGCAGCCATCGTGGTGCTGACGGTGTTCGGCTACCGCGTGATTCACATGATTGGCCGGGTCGCCAGCATCATCGGGGTCATCGCTTTCGTCTACCTGTTCGCCGCGCTGTTGACGGGCAACGATGTAGGCGCGTTGCTGGACAACCGGCACTTCTCCCTGAGCAGTTTCCTGCTGGCCATCTCTTTGTCAGCCTCCTGGCAAATCGCCTTCGGCCCATATGTCGCGGACTACTCACGCTATCTGCCGCGCACCACGCCAGCCGGCAAGACCTTCTGGGCAGTGGGCCTGGGCTCCGTGATTGGCGCGCAAGCGTCCATGGTGTTCGGAGTATTTGCCGCCGCACTGGCGGGCAAGAACTTCGCGCATCATGAGGTTTCGTTCATCGTCGGGCTTGGCGGGACTGGCGCCGTCGCAGCCGCGTTGTACTTCAGCATCGCGTTCGGCAAGGTGACCATCACCACGCTCAATGCCTACGGCAGCTTCATGTCCATTGCCACCATCGTGAGCGGCTTCCGGGGCAATCGGCACATCTCCAGCGCGCTACGCCTGACATACATTTTCGCGATGGTCGGAATTGCAACGGCGCTTGCGTTACTGGGCAAAGATTCGTTCCTGAAGGATTTCTCGGCCTTCATCCTGTTCCTGCTGGCGTTTTTCACGCCATGGAGCGCAATCAATCTGGTGGATTTTTACTGCATCACCAAAGAACGCTACGACATTCCGGCATTGTCTGACCCCAACGGTCGTTATGGCCGCTGGAACGCCATGGGCATCAGCATCTATGTGCTGGGCGTGCTGATCCAGATGCCGTTCATCTCAACGCATTTTTATACCGGCCCACTCGTGGCAAGCCTCGACGATACGGATATCTCGTGGATCATCGGCCTGGTTGTGCCTGCTGTGCTGTACTACGTGGCGGCGAAGCGGTGGCCGGGCAACGTGGCCAATCGCTTGATTTTGCCGCCGGAGCCGAACACGACTCACGCCGGCCGCACCGGTGCCCCGGAGCATACGGCGGTGAACTGA
- a CDS encoding formimidoylglutamate deiminase, producing the protein MSVFFAERALLPNGWATNVRFEVSVDGLLSRVQAGAESHGAERLNGPVVPGMPNLHSHAFQRAMAGLAEVAGNPNDSFWTWRDLMYRLVGQISPQQLGVIARQLYIEMLKGGFTSVAEFHYVHQDIDGKPYADPAELALQVSQAAASVGIGMTLLPVLYSHSGFGGLVPNEGQRRFINSTDSYLELQSRLMPIIAAQPAQSLGLCFHSLRAVTPQQISDVTAASDPHCPIHIHIAEQQKEVDDCLSWSGRRPLQWLYEHVDVDARWCLVHATHAEPDEVALMAQSRAIAGLCLTTEANLGDGIFPAVDYIAQGGRWGIGSDSHVSLSVVEELRWLEYGQRLRDQRRNRLYRADQPMVGRTLYDAALAGGAQAMGQPVGALEAGKRADWLVLDGNDPYLATASGDAILNRWLFAGSDRQIKDVMVNGRWVIRDGHHDDEAQSSRAFAQVLRELLG; encoded by the coding sequence ATGTCCGTTTTCTTTGCCGAACGCGCGTTGTTGCCCAACGGTTGGGCCACGAATGTGCGCTTTGAGGTCAGCGTTGATGGCCTGTTGAGCCGCGTCCAGGCCGGCGCTGAATCCCATGGCGCCGAGCGGCTTAATGGCCCAGTCGTGCCGGGCATGCCCAATCTGCACTCCCATGCCTTTCAAAGGGCCATGGCAGGACTCGCGGAAGTGGCGGGCAATCCCAATGACAGTTTCTGGACATGGCGCGATCTGATGTATCGCCTTGTGGGGCAGATCAGCCCGCAACAGCTCGGTGTCATCGCGCGACAGCTCTACATCGAGATGCTCAAGGGCGGCTTTACCTCGGTCGCGGAATTCCACTACGTCCACCAGGACATCGACGGCAAGCCCTACGCTGATCCTGCGGAGCTGGCGCTGCAGGTCAGTCAGGCGGCGGCTTCCGTAGGCATTGGCATGACCTTGTTGCCCGTCCTCTACAGCCACTCAGGCTTCGGCGGTCTGGTGCCCAACGAAGGCCAGCGCCGGTTCATCAACAGCACCGACAGTTATCTGGAGCTGCAGTCCCGGCTCATGCCGATCATCGCGGCGCAACCCGCCCAGTCGCTGGGCCTGTGTTTTCATTCACTGCGCGCCGTGACACCACAGCAGATCAGTGACGTGACGGCTGCCAGTGATCCCCATTGCCCCATCCATATCCACATCGCCGAGCAGCAGAAAGAAGTGGACGATTGCCTGAGCTGGAGCGGTCGCCGGCCGTTGCAGTGGCTGTATGAACACGTCGATGTCGATGCACGCTGGTGCCTGGTTCATGCAACGCATGCCGAGCCGGACGAAGTGGCACTGATGGCGCAGAGCCGTGCAATTGCCGGGCTGTGCCTGACCACCGAAGCCAACCTGGGCGACGGGATTTTCCCGGCGGTGGACTACATCGCCCAGGGCGGACGCTGGGGCATTGGTTCTGACAGCCACGTGTCGCTGAGCGTGGTCGAGGAATTGCGCTGGCTTGAATACGGACAGCGTCTGCGAGACCAGCGTCGCAATCGCTTGTATCGGGCCGATCAACCCATGGTCGGGCGGACGTTGTACGACGCCGCGCTGGCAGGCGGTGCCCAGGCGATGGGGCAACCGGTTGGTGCGCTGGAAGCGGGAAAGCGTGCCGATTGGCTGGTGCTCGACGGCAACGACCCGTACCTGGCGACTGCGTCGGGTGATGCCATCCTCAATCGCTGGCTCTTTGCGGGAAGCGATCGTCAGATCAAGGATGTGATGGTCAATGGTCGCTGGGTCATCCGCGACGGCCATCATGACGATGAGGCGCAAAGCAGCCGCGCCTTTGCTCAGGTTTTGCGGGAGCTGCTGGGCTGA
- the hutC gene encoding histidine utilization repressor: MGDSPAPLYARVKHMITQQIQNGTWPPHHRVPSESELVTQLGFSRMTINRALREMTAEGLLVRMQGVGTFVAEPKTQSALFEVHNIADEIAARGHIHTCQVIILTEEAAGSERALALDMREGQRVFHSLIVHFENDIPVQIEDRFVNALVAPDYLQQDFTQQTPYAYLSQVAPLTEGEHVVEAILAEPDECKLLQIEKGEPCLLVRRRTWSGRQPVTAARLIHPGSRHRLEGRFSK; this comes from the coding sequence ATGGGTGACAGTCCGGCGCCGCTGTACGCCAGGGTGAAGCACATGATCACCCAGCAGATCCAGAACGGCACCTGGCCGCCCCATCATCGCGTGCCCTCCGAGAGCGAGTTGGTCACGCAACTGGGCTTCAGCCGCATGACCATCAACCGCGCACTGCGTGAGATGACTGCCGAAGGCCTGCTGGTGCGCATGCAGGGCGTCGGTACGTTTGTTGCCGAGCCCAAGACTCAATCCGCGCTGTTTGAAGTGCATAACATCGCCGATGAAATCGCCGCCCGCGGTCACATCCACACCTGTCAGGTGATTATCCTGACCGAAGAAGCCGCAGGTTCCGAGCGTGCGCTGGCGCTGGACATGCGTGAAGGCCAGCGCGTGTTTCACTCGCTGATCGTGCATTTCGAAAACGACATTCCCGTGCAAATCGAAGACCGGTTCGTCAATGCTCTGGTCGCTCCGGACTACCTGCAACAAGATTTCACTCAGCAGACACCGTACGCCTACCTTTCCCAGGTCGCGCCGCTGACCGAGGGCGAGCACGTGGTCGAGGCCATTCTCGCCGAGCCTGATGAATGCAAATTGCTGCAGATCGAAAAGGGCGAGCCGTGCCTGCTGGTTCGGCGCCGCACGTGGTCGGGGCGCCAGCCGGTGACCGCCGCCCGCCTGATTCATCCCGGCTCACGCCACCGCCTGGAAGGACGCTTCAGCAAATGA
- a CDS encoding class 1 fructose-bisphosphatase yields the protein MSRVTLSRYLIEQTRTNNTPADLRFLIEVVARACKEISHAVSKGALGGVLGSMGTENVQGEVQKKLDVMSNEILLEANEWGGHLAGMASEEMDNAYQIPGKYPKGAYLLVFDPLDGSSNIDINAPVGTIFSVLRCPNEYLSQNEALNEKAFLQPGTQQVAAGYAIYGPQTMLVLTLGDGVKGFTLDREMGSFVLSHEDIQIPESTQEFAVNMSNQRHWEAPVKRYVEELLAGEDGPLKKNYNMRWVAAMVADVHRILTRGGLFMYPRDSREPSKPGKLRLMYEANPMSFLVEQAGGASTDGHQRILDIQPEGLHQRVAVFLGSKEEVERATAYHKE from the coding sequence ATGTCCCGCGTTACCTTGAGTCGTTATCTGATCGAGCAGACCCGCACCAACAACACCCCTGCCGATCTGCGCTTTCTGATTGAAGTGGTGGCGCGTGCATGCAAGGAAATCAGCCACGCTGTTTCCAAAGGCGCGCTGGGCGGCGTACTCGGCAGCATGGGTACGGAAAACGTCCAGGGTGAAGTGCAGAAGAAGCTGGACGTAATGTCCAACGAGATCCTGCTCGAAGCCAACGAATGGGGCGGCCACCTGGCCGGTATGGCGTCCGAAGAAATGGACAACGCCTACCAGATCCCTGGCAAATACCCCAAAGGTGCCTACCTGCTGGTATTTGACCCATTGGACGGTTCGTCCAACATCGACATCAACGCCCCCGTCGGTACGATCTTCTCGGTGCTGCGTTGCCCGAACGAGTACTTGAGCCAGAACGAAGCGCTGAACGAAAAAGCATTTCTGCAGCCAGGCACCCAGCAAGTCGCCGCCGGTTATGCCATCTACGGCCCGCAGACCATGCTGGTGCTGACGCTTGGCGACGGCGTCAAAGGCTTCACGCTGGACCGTGAAATGGGCAGCTTCGTGCTCAGCCACGAAGACATCCAGATCCCGGAGTCTACTCAGGAATTCGCCGTCAACATGTCCAATCAGCGCCACTGGGAAGCCCCGGTCAAGCGCTACGTGGAAGAGCTGCTGGCGGGTGAAGACGGCCCTCTGAAAAAGAACTACAACATGCGCTGGGTCGCGGCGATGGTTGCCGACGTGCACCGCATCCTGACCCGCGGCGGTCTGTTCATGTACCCGCGCGACTCCCGCGAGCCTTCAAAGCCCGGCAAGCTGCGCCTGATGTACGAAGCCAACCCGATGTCGTTCCTGGTTGAGCAGGCCGGCGGCGCCTCCACCGATGGTCATCAGCGCATCCTCGACATCCAGCCGGAGGGCTTGCATCAGCGCGTCGCCGTGTTCCTGGGTTCGAAGGAAGAAGTGGAACGCGCAACGGCGTATCACAAGGAATAA
- the bamE gene encoding outer membrane protein assembly factor BamE domain-containing protein gives MSLRTLAVLSFCLLLAACSKITQENYSKLSAGMPKAQVEQLLGSPTQCSGALGMSSCTWGDAKTFISVQYAADKVVLFSGQGLE, from the coding sequence ATGTCTTTGCGCACTCTCGCGGTGTTGTCGTTCTGCTTATTGCTGGCGGCCTGCAGCAAGATCACTCAGGAAAATTACTCGAAACTGTCTGCCGGCATGCCCAAGGCGCAGGTCGAACAACTGCTCGGCAGCCCGACGCAATGCTCCGGCGCGCTGGGGATGTCGAGCTGCACGTGGGGCGATGCCAAGACGTTTATCAGCGTTCAGTACGCCGCTGATAAGGTTGTTTTGTTTTCCGGGCAGGGTCTTGAATGA
- a CDS encoding ABC transporter substrate-binding protein — MNTKKALLSTLLTAGVLASGASQAAGWCESGKPVKFAGLNWESAMLLTDVLQVVLNKGYGCEVDSLPGNSITMENALSTNDIQVFAEEWVGRSEVWNKAQAAGKVVGVGSPVKGAVEGWYVPRYVIEGDAKRKLEAKAPDLKSIADLGKYAALFKDAEEPEKGRFYNCPAGWTCELENSEMLKSYGLENKYTNFRPGTGPALDAAILSSYKRGEPILAYYWSPTPLMGQVDMVRLEEKAGVNKTIEIKVGLSKAFHEQAPELVSVMEKVNIPIDLLNQNLARMTKERIESPKLAKIFLKEHPEVWHQWVSEDAAKKVDASL; from the coding sequence ATGAACACGAAAAAAGCCCTGCTATCCACGTTGCTCACCGCTGGCGTGCTCGCCAGTGGCGCCAGTCAGGCTGCGGGATGGTGCGAGTCCGGCAAACCGGTGAAATTCGCCGGCTTGAACTGGGAAAGCGCGATGCTGCTGACCGATGTGCTGCAAGTCGTGCTGAACAAGGGCTATGGCTGCGAAGTTGACAGTCTGCCGGGCAACTCCATCACCATGGAAAACGCCCTGAGCACCAACGACATTCAGGTGTTCGCCGAAGAATGGGTGGGCCGCAGCGAAGTGTGGAACAAGGCGCAGGCGGCCGGCAAAGTGGTCGGCGTCGGTTCGCCGGTCAAGGGCGCCGTGGAAGGTTGGTACGTGCCGCGTTATGTGATTGAAGGCGACGCCAAACGCAAGCTGGAAGCCAAGGCGCCGGACCTGAAATCGATCGCTGACCTGGGCAAGTACGCTGCACTGTTCAAAGACGCTGAAGAGCCGGAAAAGGGCCGTTTTTACAACTGCCCCGCCGGGTGGACCTGTGAGCTGGAAAACAGCGAAATGCTGAAAAGCTACGGTCTGGAAAACAAGTACACCAACTTCCGCCCTGGCACCGGTCCGGCGCTGGATGCCGCAATTCTCTCCAGCTACAAACGTGGCGAGCCGATCCTGGCTTATTACTGGTCGCCAACGCCGCTGATGGGCCAGGTGGACATGGTGCGTCTGGAAGAAAAAGCCGGCGTGAACAAAACCATCGAGATCAAGGTAGGGCTCTCCAAAGCCTTTCACGAGCAGGCCCCTGAACTGGTATCGGTGATGGAGAAGGTCAATATCCCGATCGATCTGCTCAACCAGAATCTGGCGCGCATGACAAAGGAGCGCATCGAGTCGCCGAAGCTGGCGAAGATCTTCCTCAAGGAACACCCGGAAGTGTGGCATCAGTGGGTGAGCGAGGATGCGGCGAAGAAGGTGGATGCTTCGTTGTAA
- the hutU gene encoding urocanate hydratase encodes MTTDNKTPAQQWTKRRDVEIRAARGTQLTAKSWLTEAPLRMLMNNLDPEVAENPNELVVYGGIGRAARNWECYDKIVESLTHLNDDETLLVQSGKPVGVFKTHSNAPRVLIANSNLVPHWASWEHFNELDAKGLAMYGQMTAGSWIYIGSQGIVQGTYETFVEAGRQHYDGNLNGRWVLTAGLGGMGGAQPLAAGMAGACSLNIECQQSRIDFRLKTRYVDEQATDLDDALARIAKYTAEGKAISIALCGNAAEILPEMVRRGVRPDMVTDQTSAHDPLNGYLPKGWTWEQYRERAASEPAAVVKAAKQSMAEHVEAMLAFQKMGVPTFDYGNNIRQMAKEEGVTNAFDFPGFVPAYIRPLFCRGVGPFRWAALSGNPEDIYKTDAKVKELIADDAHLHNWLDMARERISFQGLPARICWVGLGQRAKLGLAFNEMVRSGELSAPVVIGRDHLDSGSVASPNRETESMQDGSDAVSDWPLLNALLNTASGATWVSLHHGGGVGMGFSQHSGMVIVCDGTDEAAERIARVLHNDPATGVMRHADAGYQIAIDCAKEQGLNLPMIR; translated from the coding sequence GTGACTACTGACAACAAGACCCCTGCTCAGCAATGGACCAAACGCCGCGATGTGGAAATCCGCGCTGCCCGTGGCACTCAGCTGACCGCCAAAAGCTGGTTGACCGAGGCGCCGCTGCGCATGTTGATGAACAACCTCGACCCGGAAGTCGCCGAGAACCCGAACGAACTGGTGGTCTACGGCGGGATCGGTCGCGCGGCGCGTAATTGGGAGTGCTACGACAAAATCGTCGAAAGCCTGACCCACCTGAACGATGACGAAACCTTGCTGGTGCAGTCCGGCAAACCGGTTGGTGTGTTCAAAACTCACAGCAATGCGCCCCGCGTGCTGATCGCCAACTCCAATCTGGTGCCGCATTGGGCGAGCTGGGAACACTTCAACGAACTGGACGCCAAGGGCCTTGCGATGTATGGCCAGATGACCGCCGGCAGCTGGATCTACATCGGTAGCCAGGGCATTGTTCAGGGCACTTACGAAACCTTCGTCGAAGCCGGTCGCCAGCACTACGACGGTAACCTCAACGGCCGTTGGGTGCTGACCGCAGGCCTGGGCGGCATGGGTGGCGCGCAGCCGCTGGCTGCCGGGATGGCCGGCGCCTGCTCGCTGAACATTGAATGCCAGCAGAGCCGCATCGATTTCCGCCTCAAAACCCGCTACGTCGACGAGCAAGCCACCGACCTCGACGACGCGCTTGCCCGCATTGCCAAATACACCGCCGAAGGCAAGGCGATCTCCATCGCCTTGTGCGGAAACGCTGCCGAAATCCTCCCGGAAATGGTCCGTCGGGGCGTGCGTCCGGACATGGTCACCGACCAGACCAGCGCCCACGACCCGCTCAATGGTTATTTGCCAAAGGGCTGGACCTGGGAGCAGTACCGCGAGCGTGCCGCCTCCGAGCCTGCCGCCGTGGTCAAGGCCGCGAAGCAGTCGATGGCCGAGCACGTCGAAGCCATGCTCGCGTTCCAGAAAATGGGCGTGCCGACATTCGACTACGGCAACAACATCCGTCAAATGGCCAAGGAAGAAGGCGTGACCAATGCCTTCGACTTCCCGGGCTTCGTACCCGCCTACATCCGTCCGTTGTTCTGCCGTGGCGTAGGCCCGTTCCGCTGGGCAGCGTTGTCAGGCAACCCTGAAGACATCTACAAGACCGACGCCAAAGTCAAAGAGCTGATCGCGGACGACGCACATCTGCACAACTGGCTGGACATGGCCCGTGAGCGCATCAGCTTTCAGGGCCTGCCAGCGCGTATCTGCTGGGTCGGCCTGGGTCAGCGTGCCAAGTTGGGCCTGGCGTTCAATGAAATGGTCCGCAGCGGCGAGCTGTCAGCGCCAGTGGTCATCGGTCGCGATCACCTGGATTCCGGCTCGGTCGCCAGCCCGAACCGTGAGACCGAATCGATGCAGGACGGCTCTGACGCCGTGTCCGACTGGCCGCTGCTCAATGCCTTGCTCAACACCGCGAGCGGCGCGACCTGGGTGTCGCTGCATCACGGTGGTGGCGTCGGCATGGGCTTCTCGCAGCATTCGGGCATGGTGATCGTCTGCGACGGCACCGATGAAGCGGCCGAACGGATTGCCCGCGTGCTGCACAACGACCCGGCCACCGGGGTGATGCGTCATGCCGATGCCGGTTATCAGATCGCGATCGACTGCGCCAAAGAGCAGGGTTTGAACCTGCCGATGATCCGCTGA
- a CDS encoding type II toxin-antitoxin system RelE/ParE family toxin, with translation MSLKVVILNSAKQDLKELRSYVLARFSDSVWSDTSMQLKKAMQLLSVTPYAGAVPEEIEMLNLSEYRQIVSGKNRIIYEIRQEFVFIHAVIDVRRDMVSLLTKRLLRISH, from the coding sequence ATGAGTTTGAAGGTCGTGATCCTCAACTCCGCAAAGCAGGATTTGAAGGAGCTACGCAGCTATGTGTTGGCCAGATTCTCCGACTCGGTCTGGTCAGATACCTCGATGCAGCTAAAGAAAGCGATGCAGCTGCTCTCCGTCACTCCTTACGCGGGGGCCGTTCCTGAAGAAATAGAGATGCTGAACCTGAGTGAGTATCGCCAGATCGTGTCGGGTAAAAACCGCATCATTTATGAGATCAGGCAGGAATTCGTTTTTATTCACGCAGTAATTGATGTGCGCCGAGATATGGTCTCGCTGCTGACGAAGCGTCTGCTACGCATCAGTCATTGA
- a CDS encoding lipocalin family protein produces the protein MAPKTVDHVDLKRYQGTWYELARLPMFFQRNCAQSEAHYTLKDDGNIAVTNRCRTIEGKWNEATGTASPQVQGKTDKLWVVFDNWFSNLFPGLTKGEYWVLYVSPDYKVALVGSPNRKFLWLLSRTAHVPQSVRNDLLMKAQQQGYDTTKLIWRVADSKVGKAD, from the coding sequence ATGGCGCCGAAGACGGTGGATCATGTCGACCTCAAGCGCTATCAGGGCACATGGTATGAACTGGCGCGGCTGCCGATGTTCTTCCAGCGCAATTGCGCGCAATCCGAAGCGCACTACACGTTGAAGGACGACGGCAACATCGCTGTCACCAACCGCTGCCGCACGATCGAAGGCAAATGGAACGAGGCAACCGGAACAGCCTCGCCGCAGGTTCAGGGCAAGACCGACAAGCTGTGGGTGGTGTTCGACAACTGGTTTTCGAACCTCTTCCCCGGTCTGACAAAAGGCGAATACTGGGTCCTGTACGTGAGCCCCGACTACAAAGTGGCACTGGTCGGCAGCCCGAACCGCAAGTTCTTGTGGCTGCTGTCGCGGACAGCCCATGTGCCGCAGTCCGTGCGCAATGATCTGCTGATGAAAGCCCAGCAACAGGGCTACGACACCACCAAGCTGATCTGGCGCGTGGCGGATTCCAAGGTCGGCAAGGCGGACTGA
- a CDS encoding type II toxin-antitoxin system Phd/YefM family antitoxin: MKFSSQIKPISYLKSHTAEIVKHLSESREPLLITQNGEAKLVVMDVKSYEEQMETFALLKILALGSREIEKGEFESVEDVFDELDRIGKE; the protein is encoded by the coding sequence ATGAAATTCTCATCGCAAATCAAACCGATCAGTTATCTGAAAAGTCACACCGCAGAAATCGTAAAGCACCTCTCAGAAAGCAGGGAGCCTCTGCTGATCACCCAAAACGGCGAGGCAAAGCTTGTGGTCATGGACGTCAAGTCCTACGAAGAGCAAATGGAGACTTTTGCACTCCTGAAGATATTGGCGTTAGGAAGCAGGGAAATCGAGAAGGGCGAATTTGAAAGCGTTGAAGATGTGTTTGATGAGCTAGACAGGATTGGCAAGGAATGA
- the nhaA gene encoding Na+/H+ antiporter NhaA has product MTTLNTDKESPRALAILASFLASESAGGLILMGAALAAIIVANSPLASTYFAALHSVWGGLSVELWINDGLMAIFFLMVGLEIKREVLAGGLATWGQRALPGFAAVGGMLVPALIYIGVNMGNAETLSGWAIPAATDIAFALGVLSLLGKRVPTSLKVFLAALAILDDLGAVTIIALFYSSGLNMTMLGASFATLAVLVIMNRTGVQRLLPYLLLGLLLWFFVLQSGVHATLAGVALALCIPLGTRKEEARSPLLFLEEKMHYWVAFAVVPIFGFANAGVSLSGISLGNLLDPVPLGVALGLFIGKQVGVFLAALLAIRAGLATLPEGSNWTQLYGVALLCGIGFTMSLFIGNLAFPGAAHLIDEVKVGVLLGSIASAIAGVLLLRSKLAKH; this is encoded by the coding sequence ATGACGACGCTCAACACCGATAAAGAAAGCCCACGAGCCCTCGCCATTCTTGCCAGCTTTCTCGCATCGGAGTCGGCCGGCGGCCTGATTCTGATGGGCGCCGCCCTCGCTGCGATCATCGTCGCAAACTCCCCTCTTGCCTCCACGTACTTCGCCGCACTGCACAGCGTGTGGGGCGGGCTGTCCGTCGAGTTGTGGATCAACGACGGGTTGATGGCGATCTTCTTCCTGATGGTCGGTCTGGAAATCAAACGCGAAGTGCTCGCCGGTGGTCTCGCCACGTGGGGCCAGCGCGCTCTGCCTGGTTTTGCAGCAGTGGGTGGCATGCTGGTGCCAGCGCTGATCTACATCGGCGTCAACATGGGTAATGCCGAAACGCTAAGCGGTTGGGCCATTCCGGCGGCCACAGACATCGCCTTCGCGCTGGGCGTGCTCTCGCTGCTGGGCAAGCGGGTACCGACGTCGTTGAAGGTGTTTCTCGCCGCGCTGGCGATTCTGGATGACCTGGGCGCGGTGACCATCATCGCGCTGTTCTACAGCAGCGGCCTGAACATGACGATGCTTGGCGCCTCCTTTGCGACGCTGGCCGTGCTGGTGATCATGAACCGCACGGGGGTGCAGCGCTTGCTGCCGTATCTGCTACTCGGTCTGCTGCTGTGGTTTTTCGTTCTGCAATCCGGGGTCCACGCAACATTGGCGGGCGTCGCGCTGGCGCTGTGCATTCCGCTGGGCACACGCAAGGAAGAGGCGCGCTCGCCGCTGCTGTTTCTGGAAGAAAAGATGCACTACTGGGTGGCGTTCGCGGTGGTGCCGATTTTCGGCTTCGCCAACGCGGGCGTGTCGCTGTCAGGCATCAGCCTCGGCAATCTGCTCGACCCGGTCCCGCTGGGTGTGGCGCTGGGTCTGTTTATCGGCAAGCAGGTCGGGGTATTTCTCGCTGCGCTGCTGGCGATTCGAGCAGGGCTTGCGACGTTGCCGGAAGGCAGTAACTGGACGCAGCTTTATGGCGTCGCCCTGCTCTGCGGGATTGGTTTCACGATGAGCCTGTTCATCGGCAACCTCGCCTTCCCGGGCGCCGCGCATCTGATTGACGAGGTGAAAGTGGGCGTTTTGCTGGGCTCAATCGCCTCGGCCATTGCCGGCGTACTGTTGCTGCGCAGCAAACTGGCCAAGCACTGA
- a CDS encoding HutD family protein — MTRLTVLRAADYPRMPWKNGGGSTEEITRDAGEGLDGFGWRLSIADIAESGGFSVFAGYQRIITVLQGAGMTLNIDGLDSEPLLPSDPFAFSGDSKVACTLLDGPIRDFNLIYSPARYRARLQWIDVLQPQRFFSSADAFLVFSTAEQMAANIGEHPPQLLGKHDCLQLDNAEGELLEVVLYAPRASRVCVIELTRR, encoded by the coding sequence ATGACCCGACTGACTGTTCTGCGCGCCGCCGACTATCCCCGTATGCCCTGGAAGAACGGGGGCGGCAGCACTGAGGAAATCACGCGGGATGCGGGCGAGGGTCTCGACGGCTTCGGCTGGCGGCTGTCGATCGCCGACATTGCCGAGTCGGGTGGGTTTTCAGTGTTCGCGGGGTACCAGCGCATCATCACGGTGCTCCAAGGGGCGGGCATGACGCTGAACATCGACGGCCTGGACAGCGAACCACTGTTGCCGTCCGACCCTTTTGCATTCAGCGGCGACAGCAAAGTGGCGTGCACGCTGCTTGACGGTCCGATACGCGACTTCAACCTGATCTATTCGCCCGCGCGCTATCGTGCCCGTTTGCAATGGATTGACGTACTTCAGCCGCAGCGGTTTTTCAGCTCGGCAGACGCGTTTCTGGTGTTCAGCACTGCTGAGCAAATGGCTGCCAATATCGGCGAGCATCCCCCGCAATTACTGGGTAAACATGATTGTCTGCAGCTGGACAACGCCGAAGGTGAACTCCTTGAAGTGGTGCTTTACGCGCCACGCGCAAGCCGGGTGTGCGTGATCGAATTGACCCGCCGCTGA